Genomic segment of Sebastes umbrosus isolate fSebUmb1 chromosome 19, fSebUmb1.pri, whole genome shotgun sequence:
ATTTATCGTTCTGCTTAACtttgtgtttgcattttttcttctttgtttgtttgcttcttCTTTTCTGTCCTTGTAATCCTTTCCCACCCGCTTGTTAAATCCATTCTTTAACCTAAATTAGATCATTAAACCAGAAAGGAAGGGTCAAAATTATACCTGTAGATTCTGGCATGGGGGTTGAAGATTgggaaaacaaatacaaaggGCAGGGCAAGCCCCAGCTGAGTGACTTCTTGGATGACGAGGAAGACAACGTTATCCTTCGAATGGGAAGACCCTACCCCGAGCCATCGCACACCTCTATCCGTCTAAATTCTCAGCGCAGTGGTTCTCTGCCTGCCACCTACCCTGAGGAATATGACACTATTGATCGGCGGCGGAAGAAAAAGATAAGGGACCCAGGAGGGTTGCTCAGCACACAGGCAGACAAAATGAGAGAAGAGGCTTTTCCGTCTGACCTTGCACTGCTCCGTGAGAAGAGAGGGGAGCTGTTTATGCGGCAGGTAGTTGAGatgcaggaagaggaggagcgtATGACTACATGCCTCAGGCCATACCAGAATGGGCTTCTCTACAAGACACGGATGTGGGCGAAAAATGAGCTAGACAACACTTTGGAGAATTATGTGGCATACAAAAGAGAGCAAGATGCTAAAATGAGGTCACGGTTTGATTTTGATTTGGAGAGCTTTGAGGATCTGCACTACTCCATAGGAGCAGAGGAGGATATTGAGGACTTTATAGCagaggactttcacccagataACGCAAGACAGTACAAAGACAGGTATTCTTTCTCCTGTCACATAGACAATTCTCAGGGTCCTCGAGAGAAGAAGTGTGGAAAAGCTAAACTTGGAGGATGGGCTCCGGAGGCAATGCTCTCTCCTGTAGAGGAACCAAGTGATGAATATGTAGACCCTATGGATGAGCTCCAGTGTCTGGTTGAAACGGTTTCTGAATACCTTGctgaaaaagaggaggaaatcaGCAAGTATGGTTCCCTTCCTAAATCAAGCAAATCTAGGCTATCATCTCAGGGTAGCTATAGGACCGATTCTTTTGGAGAGGAACTAAATAGTTCACCAAAGGATCCTAGAGGGGAAACCCAATCACACACTCCATCGGATCAGGGCATTTCAGGAGTGAAAAGTGCCATGAGCTCATTATTTAGTTCTCTCACTGACAAAGTTGGAGGAGGTCCCAAACAGCCTGCCCTGTCTCCACAAGCACCGTCTGCACAAGCACCGTCTGCACAAGCACCGTCTGCACAACCCTCCAACCAGTCTGGACTAACAAAACTGTTTTCCTTTATTCCTAAATCGAATAGCTCAGCTCCTGTAGCTGTTGTATCTCCAATAGAAAGTCCTCATGAAAAATCATTCAGTTATCTGCCTTCTCAGCCACCACACGATGCCAAGACACAATGTCCTAATCAAGAAACGAAAGCTCCCACAAGGAGTCAGACTCAAACAAGTACAAAAGAGCATGTACCCAAGTTTGTAACCAAACCTCAAAGTGCTCCAGGAAACTCAGTCTTGGGGAAATTGAATCCTTTAAAGCTTTTTTCAGCAGGGGAAAATGGGAACTCAGCTGAACATGCGCCAGAGTCCACATATTCTCAAGGCCATACACAATGGGATGAGAAAGGTGTTCATCTAGCTAAACCGTCAATGACAGCAGAAGGAgataataaatcagaaaaattaaGAAGTTCGTCGCAAGAGAAACATTTGgaacaaaaacaagatgaaaaTATATATGGCAGACAAAATCCGGTGACTTACAAACAAGAGTATGTGCCTAATCCAGCAAGGTCGACTGGCCAAACACAATCAGCAAACACTGGATTCTTTAGCCCTTTCAGGAAGTCATTGAGTTCATTGATCACACATTCTGTCCCCATTCCACCTCAGGGAGCTCCACCGGTGGCAGTTTACCCAGTGTTTAGATCCACAGAGGATCCCCGACTAGAGAAACCAGTGGAGGACCCATCATTGAGCAGTAAGCTTAAACTGCCTTTCCTCTCTTCTGAAAATGTCTCCACTCAGCAACATCCCAAAGCAGAGGGAGGAATGCTCTCTGGTTTTTTAAAGTTTGCATCCAGTGAAGATGTTAGTGCCTCCACGAACACGCAGAATCCTGTGCAGTCATATCATGATTCAACGTCAACAACTTCCACCACCTTTACACAAAATGCTACTCTGCCCCAGGAAAATGCTGAGAAAGGATGGTTTTCCAGCATATTTAATCCTACCTCTTCTCCCTCTGGTTCAAACCAGAATTTGACTAGTAATCAGCAATGTCAGAACAGCAATGTGCCATCTGGCTCACATGCACAACATACATCAAATCAGAAACCAATAGCAGACCCTCATGGATTGCAGCATCAAGCTCCCAGTCAACCTGAATCACAAAGTTTTTTGACAGGTCTTTTTAAAGGGAGCTCAACTGAGGACATCTCTCATATGGGCTCTAATCAACCCAAACAAGGAGGACTGCTATCTGGACTTCTTAAATTTGGCTCTACCAGTGACCTACCTGGCAATTTGCCACAGCAGACTTCCCATAACAATCAACCACCCAGGAGCAGTAATCCCCCACAGTTTGCTGATCACCCTCCCCCACAACAAAGTTCATCAGTACCACGAATGGGGGGCTTTGTCTCAGGGCTATTGAAGTTTTCATCAACGGAAAATATACCACAACATGTACAGCCTTCTGAAGCTGAAAGGCAGGGGAACACCCCTGGAAATTACCCTGGTCAGCGGCAGACTTCAGATGAAACGCAATCTCAGCAAAAGGGGCTGTTGTCGGGCTTATTTAAATTTGCATCCTCTGAGAATGTTTCAAGCAGCCAAATGGTTCAGCACCAACAAAGCAATGTTCAACATAATCAACAGGGTTTCAACCAACAGAATACTCAAGGTCCAAACCAAGGGGCTCAACTCAGGAATAAAGCATCAAATCAACAAGTTGTCCAACAGGAGACAAGTAAACCAGGCTTTACTCGGCAACAAACGTTTCCACTCCAGCGAACACCATCCCAACAAAGTGGTCTTTTATCTGGTCTTTTTAAATTTGCTTCAGCAGACAGCATAAAGGCACATGAGCACCCATCAGCTCAACAGCATGGAATTATGCCAAGTAAATCCAGCTATGAGCAACCAAGGGCAAGGGATATCCCAATTTCCAACCAAAATCAACCACAAAATAGCTCAACACAAAAAACTACTCAAGCAAGTGGTCTGCTTTCTGGACTATTCAAATCCTCCTCAGAAAATACCTCTCAACAGCAGCAGCCCGCAGTGCTCCAGACCGCTGAAGCACAGGTGGAGACAGCAAGTCAATCTGGAGTGCTCTCAGGATTGTTTAACAAGTTAACAAAATCATCTGAAAACAACGACACAAGCTGCCAAATATCGACAGGACAATCACAGCATCAGAACGCCAATAATTACACAGTCACAATGAAGACCCCTctacaaacacatttaaacactaATGTAACACAACAATACTCACAAGAACatgcagagaaagagaagagggttCCACGACCTGCCCAACAAGGGTTTTTATCTGGACTGTTTAGCAAAAATGTAACTGAGGACCCTTCTACTCCTAAACAAGTAGAAACATCAGGTCAGATTACAGAACAACAGATGCCCTCAAATATGTTCACAGAGTTACATTCAGGCATATTAAAAAGTGCTCCCTCAGACTTTGGAAGGGACAGCTGTCAAAGAGTTGTTCGAGATTCTTTCAATCCAGGACAGAGCAGACACGCTTTAATCAATGCACCTGTGTCAATTGATACTGAGAGTTTAGACTTAAGAACATCAGTTACTTTTGCAAGATCTCTTCAGAGTCAGGCAACACACTCCTCAATTAGCACAGGTAACTTATCTCAGTTATATTATTCTGGCTCACTTCAGTCAGTTCACCCAATGGCTTATAGTACAGGAAATATTCATTCCCTTTTACAAAGCCATACACCTTCCTCAGTAGTGACCATGCAGCCATATATTGGCAGAAGCACTTCCTCTTTGTATGGCGAAACAGGGCATAATCTTTACCAAGGTCAGGTGTCCCCTTATGGAACAAGTCCCTCCTATGATGAAAACCAGTGGATCCGTGAAAGTGCTCTCTGGCAGCAGTTTCAGAATGAGTCACTGAATTATCAATTCCAGGAAGAGGATCAAGTGTATAGACAGAGCTGTGAAGGTGCGTCATTACAGGCATCTGCTCTCCCCTGCAGCGCCTCAAACACTTATCAGCCATTTAACTCCTCCACACCATGGCAAGGTGTTGTTTGCCAAGAGCAAATTCAACCATATCAGTTTGAGGGACACAGGATCGATGATCCATATCCCAAGAGGAAATTATGGAACAGCCACGAAGACTTGAGAGATGTAGAATATACACCTAATGAGGAGGGTGCATTGAACTTAACTAATAAGCAAAGTAATGCAAAGTTTGGAACATGGCATTCATTTAATGATTGCAGCACTTACAGCTTGAATGGGGTTTCCTATCATGAAGGTTATTACGAAGAGACTGCACCAAGCTTATCTTTTTCTGCTAACTGGCAATATGGAATGGATAATGCAGTCCTACAAAATGCCCATACTGATGGCATGTTCCATCAGAGTCAGTTTAATTTGAATAGACCAATAGATTCAAACTGTCCCCCTAGTGTCAAAACTGAGACGGAAGACTCCCTGTACCTCGAAGACACTGAGTGGTATCAGCAGTGGCTTGCACTTTTGGAGCAAGGAATGTGGTGGCCAGCAGAAGATGGTGACTGTGGCTACTTTGTTTACACAGATCACGAGTACATTTATGCCTTGCTTACAGATGCAGCAGGTGAATATGTGTACGCATGTGCTCCTGAAGGTGAGTCTTGGGGAAATGAACAGAAATTAGATGGTTTTCCCAGTGCTTGGCTACACAGTGAAATGGTTGTAGTGTGTGGCTTTAAAATTCCACTTTACAATGAGGATGAGCTTCTTTGGCTACCTGGTCAAAATCACCGTGATTCCCAACTTCTTAATGCCCCTCTAGATTTGTCTGCTGCCTATAGAAAAGGAAATCAGATCATGAATTTAAATCTTGAGCAGTTCtctgaaatgtttgaaaattCATTTATGTCACAAGGCCAACAAGGTGTAGATTTCACAGcttacagattaaacaaagtCAGGATAGATCCAAGACAGCAGAGTGACATCTACGAAGACCAATACAAAGATGTTATAGACCTTTCCTGTCATAATAAAGACCACATCGCCCCTTATTGGAACAACCAGGAAATGAAGACATTTCTTGCTCAAAAGGTTGCTGTTTCCCTGAACTCAACTCCAACTGCAAATTCCAATCACAATCAGGAGCTACTTCACAACTGTTACCAACCTTGCCAACGGCGGCGTTCATCCACTGGGGTAACAGTGAAGCATATAGATGATGTATCAGAGAaggaatggagagagagagtgtctcCGGGAGAAGAACAACCTAACCGTCAAGTCAAAAAGATTTCTTCCCTCATATCCTCTTTTGTGGGCAAAACATCACAGGTGGAGTTAAACAAAACTAGCATATCCTCCTGTGATAAAGCTCCTGACAAAAGCTCAAAGAACATTCTTACATCAGGTTTCCAAAGTCTGAAGTCAAAGATCATCAAAGAGGAATCTACTGCTGATGTGACTCAGCCAGATTTAATTGTTAAACAACAAATGCAGAGTCCAGCTACCACACAGAGAAGAATGTTGCCTACAGTACAAACAGCTGCTCAAGTGACTCATCCCTCAATTCAATCACATACAGCTTCACAGAAGCCTAGACTTACACGTCAGACTACCATGGTACAACAAACAACCCCACAAACACAGCCCAATGTCACAGTGCCTTTAGGATCAAAAGAATCACTTATTAAAACTGAACAAGTTACAGCTAGTAAGCCAGTGGATGTACCGTTGGAGAAACCATCTGAGCCACAACAGGCGGGCTTTATGAACTTTCTGAAATCTGCAGTGGGAATAGAGGAACCTGTGCCAGATCCCCAGAAATTCTCTCAGACATCTCCCAATGAGCAGAGCAAAACTGGAAGCACTGCTTCCTTACCAGGCAGTGCTCCTACAAATAAAGAGGCTACAGGAGTGTCAAATCTCTTTGGATCAATTAGCAGCCTGTTTAGCACAGAGCCCCCTCCACcacagaaacaggaaatgaaacCTAGTGTTACAGAGGCTTCACTGACATCAGCACCTAGACCTAAGGGTATACAGAGACAACGAACAATGGACCAAAGTGGTACCTCCCGGCCTGTGCAGAGCCAACCCCCAAACAAAAGTGTATCCCAAACATTTGCTCCCAGTCCTTCCACAGGCCTTGCTACAAGCCGATCAGAAACTATGCCACCCACAGTACCGATAAAACAAGAAGCAGGAACTAAACCATCTGGTGGACTGTTTGGATTTTCAATTGGAGAAATGCTGTCAGGATCAACAGCAGCTACCCAATCTGGACCCACACCTCAGGCACCTGCATCAGCTACAGCCCCACAAGAAGAATCACTCGGTAAAAGTATATTATCAATATTCAGTGGGCCAAGTCCTCCGCAGGCTGCACCTAAAACTGGGCCCTTGCCTCAAGCACATCCGCCAAATGCGGCTCCACAACCTCCTCAACAGGAATCACTTGGTAAAAGTTTATTATCGATGTTTGGAGGATCAAGTCCTCCTCAGCCTCCCCCTCAAACCAAGCCTTCTGCTGAGGTACCACAACAGGGAACTGCTCCTCCAAAAGACCCCCCGAATACAGGATTCCTTTCAATGTTTGGTGGTCCCAGCAACCAGCAGCAAGCCCAAACAGGATCTCTTCTTGGAGGAATACTGCCTGGGTCATCAAGTTCAACTGAAAGCCCAATGAAGGGACTGTTTTCAATGTTTAGTGATCCTAGTCCTCCACAACCTCAGCCACCAACATCATTATCTCAACAAAGAGTAGCCCAATCACAAACTCAACCACAAGGGGGACTTCAATCTAAACCACAAGCACAGCCACAAGCACAAGGGCAGCCAGCCACCTCTGTTCTTGGGGGACTATTTGGTGGCTTATCTACCTCTAATGAAAGTCCAAGAAATGCTTTGTTCTCCATGTTTAGTGGCCCCAGTACTCCTCAAACACCAGGGGCTGGTGGAAGTGCAAATGTGTCTACTCCCCCAGTGACTGCAGCACCCAATGAACCTGCAAAGAGTATACTCTCTGTTTTTAATGATGTTGTGTCCCCTCCACAACAAACTCCTAATTCATCATCTGCTATTGTTACTGATACTAAAGAGACACCAACAGCACATGGTTCTTCCCAAATGGCATCTGTTTCCAGTAGCCATGTCCCAGTGCCAGTAGCCAGCAGTGAAATATCAAGTGAAGTGCATGTTAGCCCATCTGCTGGTACTACTGCAGATACTACATCGGATGCCACAAATAAAGGCACTGATATTGCATCTATGGAGCCAAATTCCGAATTTGGCACTGTGCAAAAGGAAACAAGCACAGAAGGTGCACCCCAAGACCCTGCTCCCTCTAAAGAACCACCAGCTTCTGGCTTTCTGTCCATGATCAGTGGATCAGGCCCACAGGCTCCATCCTCACAAGCAGGATTCATTTCAGATAGTCCAGGAAAAGGTTtgctttcattattttctggCCCCAGCACTGAACCTATTGCCCCTTCAGCTACGGGGTCTGCACCTGGATCATCAGTCCCCAAGGACCCACCAGCCACAggtttattttctctgtttggAGGTTCTTCCCCTGAGCCCACTTCTCAGCCTGGAAGTTCTCTATTAGGGGCAATGTTTGGAGGCTCACCTCAAACAACAGCCTCTCAAACAGGGGGGTCATTACTAGGTGGTTTGTTTGGAGGGTCTGCTCCTCAGGCTGCTGCTCCAACAGCAGGCCCTCAGGCAGGGGCATCCTTACTTGGAGGCTTATTTGGTGGATCTGCTTCCCAGGCTGCTGGATCTCAGACTGCAGGGTCTATTTTGGGTGGCATTtttggaggagcagcagcttcAACAAAAGCACCTCAGACTAGTGGGTCCTTTGGTGGGTTGTTTGGTGGGGCTGCTACCCAAACTTCAGCACCCCAAAATAGTAGCTCTATATTGGGAGGTATTTTGGGGGGATCATCATCTCAAACAGCTACTGCACACACTGGTAAATCTACTCTAGGTGGCATTTTACCTGGAGCTTCAGCTCCAAATGAGGTACCTGATAAAAGTTTGCTTCCTGTGCTTGGAGGATCTGTTCCAACCGTAACACCCATTACAACAGCTACACCAAAGTCCAATGATGAGAATAAAACTTCAGATGTAACTGTTCTACCAAAACCCAGTGATGACAGTAAAACTGCTCCAGCTCTAGATGGTCCTGAAATGTCTGTTATTGAGATTGCCACCAAAAGCAAAGAGCAGGCCGAAACACTACACCAACCTGACAGTACAGTCCAGTGTCTTGAGACAAGCTTACCCAAAACTGATGGCAATGTCACAGAAGTTCAGTCAACTACGTTAGCGAATGATATTCAGCCTAAAGAATCTGAAATCTGTGCACAAGCACAACAACTTGCAAAACCAGAGCTTGTGAGTTGTCAGTCAAGTCAAGATACAATACCACCTAAAGTAGAAGAGAGCACACCAGCCACCCAGTCAGCAAGTACTGTAGTCCAGGAACAACAAAAGCCTCCAGAGCCAGAGAAATCTATTGCTGACTCAGCAGCAGATACAGTTACAGGCTTTATGTCCTCCCTTTTCAAACCAACAGTTGCTCCCACTCAAGGTCCCCAGCAACAGCAGGGAGGAACGGCACCCCAAGCTGCTACTGGTCAGAGTGGACCATCACTATTGGGAGGTATTTTTGGAGGTTCCAGCACCGAGACAGCAGCTCCCCAGACTGGGGGATCATTACTGGGAGGTTTATTCAAGGGGTCTGCTCCTCAGTCAGGACCTCAAACCACTGCCCCCACCACTGGAGGGTCAATATTAGGTGGGATATTTGGAGGAGGACCCACAGCCAACTCTGTAGGTCCCCAGACTGCTGGATCGTTTCTGGGTGGGATGTTTGGAGGATCTGCGGCAACAGCACAGCCTGGTGGTTCTTTACTTGGAGGAATGTTGGGAGGAGTCACTGCTCAGACTGCAGGATCACAGACTGGAGCATCAATACTTGGGGGCATAGGCGGATCTTTATTTGGTGGTATGGGACAACCACCTAAGCCATCTGAACCAATGCCATCTGAGCCCAAGCCAATGCCTGGCACTACTCCACAGTCACAGATTAAGAATGAGAGTGTGCCACCAAAAGTGTCTCCATCAGGCACTGAGACTAGCACAAATAAAATAGTGGACTCAAACCTACCAGATTACGATCCAGTAAAATCTGGCAGCCTAACAAGTAGTGATGCCGTGGCATCTGAAGCAGCTTGTCCAGAAACCTCTGCTGTCACAAATGCCTCAATAAGCACTACGTGTGACCTCACCCATCAAGTAGAGAACACTGAAAAAGAGACGCCAGCTGTTGAGGGAGAGATGATACATGAGAAGCCCATGGTCATTAAAGGAGACCCTGAGAGTAAAGAAAGTGACAAATCAGTCCCACCTGATGCCAAGGAAGTAGATGCTAATATAGCTCCTACAGTTAATCAGTTGCCCAACAATGCAGAGCCACCTCAAGCTAAGTCTCTGTTTGGTTTTATATCGACACAGAGTGATGCAGGAAAATCTCTTGGGAGCCTATTTTCTCCAACATTGTCGTCAGGTGCTCCATCAATGCCTCAAACAGAAGGAATGAGTGGTCTGTTTTCAGGATTAAAAACCCTTTCTGGAGGCCTATTTCAAGACGAAAAAGCTGTTGCTGGAAAACAAGAGCCACCAACCACTTCATTATTTGGGACAAAAATAAGTTTTCCTTGGCAGGCAGAGCCACCCAAACCACAAGCTGTCCCAGTTGCAACACCTCAACCCAAAACTAACAACAAGCCAACAAGTGGTCAAGCCCAAACTTTACAAAAGGTTGCAACATCTGATGCCCAAAAAACTGAATCGGTAGGTTCCACAGATGATATAGCAAACCCCCAGATTTGCATCTCCACTCCTGAAGTAGATCCTTCAGCATCCCCGATCCCCAAGGAGAAGGAAGGGCTTGTAGAAACATACCCCTCTACAGGTCCTATCTCTGGAGTGCAGCTGGACAACCAGTCCAACAAGGATCTATTGAATTCAAAAAGGCTAGTAGAAGCATAATAAATGGCATTCCCCCTTACCATTTATGATGCATTGACGTTTTGGAAAAACTGTATTCCCTGTTCAGCTCTACAGTCCCTCCTCACTAGTTTAATTCAATATTTAGCTTGAGCATGTGCATatccatgtgtttgtgtattcatTGATATGGGTATTTTGTGTGTAGCATCTACATAATTTTACATGTCATTTTCAAAACAGAATTCCAAAacaacatttacatatttatatattcatggTCAATTCGCAAGTGAAcgtactaataataattaattagtttATTAAAGAGAGACGATTACTTATGCTACTCTTCTGATACTGATTCAGGGTTTGCCTTCTTCACTCAAAtgatattcatttttattgttgtCCTCATAGTTCTG
This window contains:
- the LOC119478296 gene encoding uncharacterized protein LOC119478296 isoform X2, translated to MSLLCVRVKKAKLQGPPDKFNTYVTLKVQNVKSTTITVRGDQPCWEQDFMFEINRLDLGLIVEVWNKGLIWDTMVGTAWIPLTSIQQSEEEGSGDWMFLDAEVLMKADEIYGTKNPTPHRLMLDTRFELPFDIPDDEAQYWTGKLDRINTMRIHDEYSLQDDVQSRPLPFAASQCSLDDQDSAVDDRDSDYRSETSNSLPPRYHTTAQPNSSVHQYPMGPRQQQQHHPDSCTDSVHSFDLDYRDQRGTRSLNQKGRVKIIPVDSGMGVEDWENKYKGQGKPQLSDFLDDEEDNVILRMGRPYPEPSHTSIRLNSQRSGSLPATYPEEYDTIDRRRKKKIRDPGGLLSTQADKMREEAFPSDLALLREKRGELFMRQVVEMQEEEERMTTCLRPYQNGLLYKTRMWAKNELDNTLENYVAYKREQDAKMRSRFDFDLESFEDLHYSIGAEEDIEDFIAEDFHPDNARQYKDRYSFSCHIDNSQGPREKKCGKAKLGGWAPEAMLSPVEEPSDEYVDPMDELQCLVETVSEYLAEKEEEISKYGSLPKSSKSRLSSQGSYRTDSFGEELNSSPKDPRGETQSHTPSDQGISGVKSAMSSLFSSLTDKVGGGPKQPALSPQAPSAQAPSAQAPSAQPSNQSGLTKLFSFIPKSNSSAPVAVVSPIESPHEKSFSYLPSQPPHDAKTQCPNQETKAPTRSQTQTSTKEHVPKFVTKPQSAPGNSVLGKLNPLKLFSAGENGNSAEHAPESTYSQGHTQWDEKGVHLAKPSMTAEGDNKSEKLRSSSQEKHLEQKQDENIYGRQNPVTYKQEYVPNPARSTGQTQSANTGFFSPFRKSLSSLITHSVPIPPQGAPPVAVYPVFRSTEDPRLEKPVEDPSLSSKLKLPFLSSENVSTQQHPKAEGGMLSGFLKFASSEDVSASTNTQNPVQSYHDSTSTTSTTFTQNATLPQENAEKGWFSSIFNPTSSPSGSNQNLTSNQQCQNSNVPSGSHAQHTSNQKPIADPHGLQHQAPSQPESQSFLTGLFKGSSTEDISHMGSNQPKQGGLLSGLLKFGSTSDLPGNLPQQTSHNNQPPRSSNPPQFADHPPPQQSSSVPRMGGFVSGLLKFSSTENIPQHVQPSEAERQGNTPGNYPGQRQTSDETQSQQKGLLSGLFKFASSENVSSSQMVQHQQSNVQHNQQGFNQQNTQGPNQGAQLRNKASNQQVVQQETSKPGFTRQQTFPLQRTPSQQSGLLSGLFKFASADSIKAHEHPSAQQHGIMPSKSSYEQPRARDIPISNQNQPQNSSTQKTTQASGLLSGLFKSSSENTSQQQQPAVLQTAEAQVETASQSGVLSGLFNKLTKSSENNDTSCQISTGQSQHQNANNYTVTMKTPLQTHLNTNVTQQYSQEHAEKEKRVPRPAQQGFLSGLFSKNVTEDPSTPKQVETSGQITEQQMPSNMFTELHSGILKSAPSDFGRDSCQRVVRDSFNPGQSRHALINAPVSIDTESLDLRTSVTFARSLQSQATHSSISTGNLSQLYYSGSLQSVHPMAYSTGNIHSLLQSHTPSSVVTMQPYIGRSTSSLYGETGHNLYQGQVSPYGTSPSYDENQWIRESALWQQFQNESLNYQFQEEDQVYRQSCEGASLQASALPCSASNTYQPFNSSTPWQGVVCQEQIQPYQFEGHRIDDPYPKRKLWNSHEDLRDVEYTPNEEGALNLTNKQSNAKFGTWHSFNDCSTYSLNGVSYHEGYYEETAPSLSFSANWQYGMDNAVLQNAHTDGMFHQSQFNLNRPIDSNCPPSVKTETEDSLYLEDTEWYQQWLALLEQGMWWPAEDGDCGYFVYTDHEYIYALLTDAAGEYVYACAPEGESWGNEQKLDGFPSAWLHSEMVVVCGFKIPLYNEDELLWLPGQNHRDSQLLNAPLDLSAAYRKGNQIMNLNLEQFSEMFENSFMSQGQQGVDFTAYRLNKVRIDPRQQSDIYEDQYKDVIDLSCHNKDHIAPYWNNQEMKTFLAQKVAVSLNSTPTANSNHNQELLHNCYQPCQRRRSSTGVTVKHIDDVSEKEWRERVSPGEEQPNRQVKKISSLISSFVGKTSQVELNKTSISSCDKAPDKSSKNILTSGFQSLKSKIIKEESTADVTQPDLIVKQQMQSPATTQRRMLPTVQTAAQVTHPSIQSHTASQKPRLTRQTTMVQQTTPQTQPNVTVPLGSKESLIKTEQVTASKPVDVPLEKPSEPQQAGFMNFLKSAVGIEEPVPDPQKFSQTSPNEQSKTGSTASLPGSAPTNKEATGVSNLFGSISSLFSTEPPPPQKQEMKPSVTEASLTSAPRPKGIQRQRTMDQSGTSRPVQSQPPNKSVSQTFAPSPSTGLATSRSETMPPTVPIKQEAGTKPSGGLFGFSIGEMLSGSTAATQSGPTPQAPASATAPQEESLGKSILSIFSGPSPPQAAPKTGPLPQAHPPNAAPQPPQQESLGKSLLSMFGGSSPPQPPPQTKPSAEVPQQGTAPPKDPPNTGFLSMFGGPSNQQQAQTGSLLGGILPGSSSSTESPMKGLFSMFSDPSPPQPQPPTSLSQQRVAQSQTQPQGGLQSKPQAQPQAQGQPATSVLGGLFGGLSTSNESPRNALFSMFSGPSTPQTPGAGGSANVSTPPVTAAPNEPAKSILSVFNDVVSPPQQTPNSSSAIVTDTKETPTAHGSSQMASVSSSHVPVPVASSEISSEVHVSPSAGTTADTTSDATNKGTDIASMEPNSEFGTVQKETSTEGAPQDPAPSKEPPASGFLSMISGSGPQAPSSQAGFISDSPGKGLLSLFSGPSTEPIAPSATGSAPGSSVPKDPPATGLFSLFGGSSPEPTSQPGSSLLGAMFGGSPQTTASQTGGSLLGGLFGGSAPQAAAPTAGPQAGASLLGGLFGGSASQAAGSQTAGSILGGIFGGAAASTKAPQTSGSFGGLFGGAATQTSAPQNSSSILGGILGGSSSQTATAHTGKSTLGGILPGASAPNEVPDKSLLPVLGGSVPTVTPITTATPKSNDENKTSDVTVLPKPSDDSKTAPALDGPEMSVIEIATKSKEQAETLHQPDSTVQCLETSLPKTDGNVTEVQSTTLANDIQPKESEICAQAQQLAKPELVSCQSSQDTIPPKVEESTPATQSASTVVQEQQKPPEPEKSIADSAADTVTGFMSSLFKPTVAPTQGPQQQQGGTAPQAATGQSGPSLLGGIFGGSSTETAAPQTGGSLLGGLFKGSAPQSGPQTTAPTTGGSILGGIFGGGPTANSVGPQTAGSFLGGMFGGSAATAQPGGSLLGGMLGGVTAQTAGSQTGASILGGIGGSLFGGMGQPPKPSEPMPSEPKPMPGTTPQSQIKNESVPPKVSPSGTETSTNKIVDSNLPDYDPVKSGSLTSSDAVASEAACPETSAVTNASISTTCDLTHQVENTEKETPAVEGEMIHEKPMVIKGDPESKESDKSVPPDAKEVDANIAPTVNQLPNNAEPPQAKSLFGFISTQSDAGKSLGSLFSPTLSSGAPSMPQTEGMSGLFSGLKTLSGGLFQDEKAVAGKQEPPTTSLFGTKISFPWQAEPPKPQAVPVATPQPKTNNKPTSGQAQTLQKVATSDAQKTESVGSTDDIANPQICISTPEVDPSASPIPKEKEGLVETYPSTGPISGVQLDNQSNKDLLNSKRLVEA